The genomic region catcaaccctcaagatcaagcctcgacggcctcttgaagaaatccatacactcagtcttcaagattaggcccaaaagcccttgaagatccgctcatccatcaaccctcaagatcaagcctcgacggcccccttgaagaaatccatacacccagtcttcaagatcaagcccaaaagccctcgaagatccgttcatcaactgttcatccctagatcaagccccgacggccttttggatcaacagctcatccacaaacctacaccttacgaagatagaatcagaggatcaaattacaaagagattgtaaccccaaaatcactaatacaaaaaatatattttgtacacgtattcttgtctcttgtttcaggaatttttcgtgtttacaatacCATCTCGGGATGTGTCTGATTAGTGGAACAAATAGAAGAATCTTGGAATACTCACATTAATGTGTCTGCTTGAATACTCCTTAGCAACAGTCTTGGTCAGGCCAATTACTCCTGCTTTTGCAGCACTGTAGTTGGCTTGTCCAACATTTCCAACTAGACCAACAACGGATGCAATATTGATAATCCTTCCCTGCAAGAAGCATTATTCGACTGAGATAAGACATTAGACAAAAAGGTCGGGGATACTCCTTTTGAAAGGAATGgtattcaccttcttcttcttcatcatgaTTTTGGCTGCTGCCTGAAAAAGTGAAGTTCCTCAGTTCGACATTGAAGTCAAGTAGCATTTCCATGAAAAACGAAAATTCGAAACACATACCTGGGTACATAGATATACACCGGTAAGATTTAGATCAATGACCTCCTGCCATTGTTTTAATTTCATTCTCATCAACAGACCATCCCTGGTAATTCCTGAAACCATGGTATAAATGACGATCATGTTTGAAATTGGACATTAGACAAAAAGCAGGTGAAATTTGCAATAACCTGCATTGTTTATCAGTACATCAACAGTTCCCCAAGCATCAACCGCCTGCAGATGCAAAATTATTAACCACATCACCAAACTAGCATAATCATGCCAAAACAACCCAATTAAAATAAGAAGGAACATTTGCGTACGGTTTTGAGCATCGCCTCAACATCTTCTTCTTTCGAAACATCCCCTCCAAAAGTAATAGCTTGTCCACCAAACGCCTCAATCTGAAAGAACACAACCCTCATTCAATATCGCTCTATCACTAGTAAATAAACCCAACAATCATAGCACACAAATTTAGTCCGAATTTCAAGTCAGCAAGACTTATTCGTATGATTTGCATAGATGATTTGACTGTACCTCTTTGGAAACCTCTTCCGCCTCCTTCGACGATCTAGCGTAGTTAACAAGGACCTGTCCGCACACAATCATCAATTCACcatcaacaaccaaaaccaacaatacagaaacaaagaaCATTACACAAAAACCTAACCCTGCAACCAGCTTTGCCCAAAGACAGAGCAATAGCTCTGCCGATGCCTCTAGAAGCTCcggtcaccaccaccaccggaCCCTCCACACTTTTGGCCTCCCCAGTGGTCGCTTGCTCCAGCGTCGCCACCTGTGCCCTCACGTAACCTGTCACGtgccatcaccatcaccatcaaattatggttttcatttcaatttccaaaaTTCTTACATAACATTACCAACTACTTTCTGATTTCTACATTCTCTAAATCCCTAATCATCCTAAATGACAACTAAACAAATCGTTTCGATGACTAATTGGAATTCGAATTACCTGAGGAAGTGGAGGAGCGCTTGGATCTGTACTGAAGCCCAATGCTCCGACCCCATACGGTTGCTCCACCAATCGGAGCCCATTGCTTGAACTGGCAGGCCCTGCCATCTGTGGTAGCTCCGAATTTAACGGCGGATTTTAAAGCGACGACGTTTGATGCAGATATGGAAGCCATGGGAGCTCTGGAGAATTGGAAAATGCAAAGCGAGAAATGAGAAGCTCGAAATGCGAGGAATTGGCGATCGGCTTTTATAAAACGAAGgcgttttggtgaggttgtgtTCTGCGTTGAAATGCTTTGGGAACTCCGGCAGTGGCGATGGAAGCAAGGCTTGAGTTGTTTCTTACGAAGTGGCTGCTGAGATTGACGAGTGGGGCTGCTTTTGCATTTAATTACCATGAAGCCATAGATGACAATGATGAGGGGAAGGGGCAGGATGGTAATATTGAGGTTGAACGCGGAAAATGGAACGCGGATAATTAAGCGAAGAAGTTGGTATTTTCGAATTTGGACCCTCTTCGAGGCAAACCCTTGGGATCCACTAACACAAGCCATTAgattttaatccaacggtcataaatagagaatttttttaaaaattataataattatagccgttTAATCGAAATTCAATAGCTCATGTTAGTTAATCCCGAGGGTTTacctcggagaggatccaaattcgGTATTTTCCATGCAGGAAATCACTTGACGGAAGGAGAAAAGAGTAACATAAGTAAAATCCAATAGGCTGTGGCAACTGTTTGTTGGGCCCAAATGTCGTGTGGGCTTTTGGTAGTATACGACAGACATCTGGGTCATAATCTTTGCTTTGAAGGACGTAGACCGGATTTAGTCCATCAACGGCCCTAAATCAGGGGGACTTAATTTCATGGAAGCAAAATGTTATGTGATAATATAATTGTGTCATGCAAGTTGTTTTTCTGAACCGGCCACTGTCCAACCTAGTTTCATTAAGGAACTTCTGTCGATGTTATATTCGAACGTTAAACTTCGTTTGGGGTtgttatcaatgaaaaaaagATCCAAGTGCAATCCAAGGACATTCTCTCCTCttaatatcgcttgtattaaaACTCGATACAAGATCTAAAACAGGTTTCTGCCACGGGTTGAAGCTCAACCCCAACCCAACCGATGCCCTATTAAAAGTCAGAGATGTCTTCAGTGTAAATGTCTAAGTCTAACACCACGAAAATTTCAACTAGATAAGCAACCAGAATGTACATTTAGACGATGTTAAAGATAAATTGGCAAAGGTTCTTATACATCTGAAAATCGATGATTATGCCCGTTTCATTGTTGGTTTCCTCTTGGAGTTGTTCTTCGGACGAATCTTCACAAAAGCCTTATCCAAATCCTAAACAAAtcaaaaaacaagaaattatgCAAGCAAGAACTTTGCATCTGCGTGAGAGTAAGGACATAGGTTACCAATTCAGTAATGTTAACAGAACACATAAACAAAATATCAATAAACTAGCAGAATTTTAACATAGCTGGACAACAGTATTCCTCTAAAGTCCACAACGAGCACTAGCTTCAGCCAGCCATATCAGATCTTTACTTCTAGTTTTGCAACGTCAAAAGACCCTAAGAAACTAATTGACTTGTAAATATGTAGAAATAATCTATTTATGTCAACTGATTTCAGGACACTGATAACTAGAACGACACgagaatttctttttcttttcttttcatttcatttttgatACAAGACCTTCTGAAAAATTGATAACCTGAATTAccacaaaaattagtttaaaaacCATCATGCAAATTTCAACTAACCAAAATCAGTTTTCCATCCGTCAAACTTGCTCTAAGATAAATTTAAGTTACTAAATGGCTTCTGTACATGTAAAGCTTACTGAGATATTTGGTTAGATTAATGACGGCTTAAACCTAGTGAAAAAGTGCTTAGGTGATCTGATCTCCCAAAAACATTGATAATATTCTAGTAGTGCCCTTTGGTTGGGTGGCATAACAAACTAATATGATTCAAAGTATGTACTGCAATTCACCTCCAATGTTTCTTTTTCCGACTTCTTCGAGGTCCAAAGAGCCTCCAAATTGTAGTAAGCTCTAGCGTTCTCATCAAGAGCATGAATTATCACTTTgcctaaataaataaagaaaccaAGTATTAAAACCCAAAGAGAAAGGAACTAACAATATCAATGAGGCATGTAATGGCAAACATTATGCAGAAGTACAAGATTCATACGTTCTACTACCATTTTGTAAAATTCCATGGGATGTGTCACCAATgggaaataagcacgttaatcagcAGTTAAGTAATAatacaatcatcaacaaccacgtcACATGGTTTACAGAATTTGATCGAGATAGttggtctctctagcattatccttcaATAATTTAGTCAAAATACACACTACGGAAACTCTGAGCCCTCGTATGGCTACTGGAAATTGCTTTTAGTTTTCCAGGAATATTGTGGCGGGTTTATGCAAAAAACCAAACATACCATAACAAGAGTAAATACGTAATCAAAGCTACTTTTCGACAACCAAAAACGAAGATCCTACAAAGAGCAGAACATACCAGAGTCAATGACAATCCACTTTCCTCCCTCTTGCCCTTCGACACTGGGAAGCACTAGCCGCTCACCTCCTTGCTGCTTTTGCTTAGACTGCTCatataaacacacaaacaaaagaCAATAAGGCCCAGTTAACATCAAGCAGCAAtctaaataacaaaaagaattgCATATTACCCTTTTCCCTGTCAACTAGGAAAACCCAAACTCAAATTTTCTAGGCAACCAAACAGATGATAATATTTCACTCTTTTTTCTAGTCAGTGGGCAATAAGACTCAGCGTTTCACTCTTTTCCGTTTCCCTTCgattctcggcaaccaaacacaaattaggaattgaaattagaaagaaattcGGACCTGCCTTGTAAATTAGGGCTTGAGCGATGTTCTTGACGTGCCACATGGATCTTCCGGTAGCGAGGACCATGAAATCCGCCCACTCGCAGTGCTTACCCGCCGGTATGACCTTCACGTCGTCTGCCTTCACGTCGCTGAGAACCTTCTCGACCTCTTGGAGGTGGAGGAGGCCTTTGCCCGCGAACGTAGAGTACGCGGCCGGAAACCCTAGCTTCCATTGTCGAAGGAGCgacgaggaagaagaaaacgagagagagagtgaatgaGATCGTAGAGCCGCCAACATGGTGGTGTTAGTTGTGGCGGTGCGCGGGTGCAGGGTTTGTGTTTTACCGTTTAGAACGTTGTAGAGTGAGTGGCGCGCAACCGCGGCGCTTCGCTTTCAGTCTTTCAGAAGAATCTTCAAAAGTAAAACGCACCGTGTCGGTGTTAAGTAAATAGTAACAAAAGGTTTGGTAGAAAGTAAATAGTAACACAAAGGTAAACGTCAACGAATATCGTGAACATAAAGTTGACGTGTGCTTGTAAAAGGAAAGTGAGAATTTGAGTTGAACTGAGTTTTGGAACTTTTGTTGCGTCGGGAACAGGTAATATtagtatattaatttattttaatttttcaacaaaatagttatttaaaaagaaaattaatgaaaatagtttgaaaactttgagttttaacgattaagaaaaaataaataggaaagtgaatagtatcatatttttcgttaaagtaaataataccgTGAGTTTTccattaaaactcccttatttAAATTACATAATTTATTTTGCGTATAAAAACATATGAGTAAATAGCaccatatttggagaaaattaaaaaatttcagtGCGATCTTTGgggaaataaattaaatatatacgCACAcattattatatttatatttgttttgttgaatAAGGTGTACATTGGTTAGGTACTTAGGTTTTCTGATTCAATTATTTGGAGCTTATATATGTCACGTATAGTGCAGATGCATGATAACTTGTACATTGTATATAATAATATACAGTAAAATACACAGCTGGATACTACCAATTCATATGTCTCCATCTCTTTACATATTTGTGGAACGTTGTATGCCATCTCAAAAAATATAATCACCAAAAAAATCTATTTAAAATTTGGCATAATCATACAAGAACACTATTCTAAAAATAGGCGGCACCTAGGCTAGGCAGTGAAAGACCGATGCAATTTAAGCCAAAACATAGAGGAAAATCAGATAAGGGCTAGGCGGCCACCTAGGCAGCCTTGATGTGCTAGGCGAGTTAGGCAGTGGTTAAACAGTGAATAAGCAGTTCGAGGTTTAGGGTtctattgttttttaattttttttaattaagttaaAGGGGTCTTGTGGGAACCTACCCAAAAAAGAACCCATATTATTTCTCTCGCCATTTCGTGTTTCTTTTCTCCATGTCTCTCCATGTTCTCATTCACAtatattgattaattgaataattgattaatttctgtCAATTTTAGATTATGAACTATTAATTTTCGAATTTGGTTTTGCgttttgggtttttcttatttttgttgcaTTAGTATGTGATGACGTCAATGCCAtgatgttttaagttttaacttccccaaattctcaatacaagtatagtttttttcTAGAGTATAAGTAGAGACTTATTTATATGTTACTATAATAAATTTAACTAAATCCACCTAATCCACCTAAGTTCCAACTTAGCAGCCTAGGTGCTAAATTCCAGTCCGCCTGTCAATAGTGCGTAACGTCTTCTAGAATCTAGTCCAAGAACTCTATTTAATGTATTTTTCTTCAAGTTATTATTACTTTAAAGCTAATTCAAGTTGTTATTCTTCTCATACAATAATCAATGACAAAATATTTCGACATAATATAAACAATGCATGCACTtgtaatatattataattatcTTAGGTCGTTTGTGGAATTGGGTCCTCTTCGAGGCAAACCCTCGGGATTCTCCTGACCCACTAACacggaccgttggattttgatcaaacgattacaattattataacttttagagggacccccttgtttgtagccgttgaatcaaaattcaacgGTCCGTATTAATGATCAGGAAGATCCCAATAGTTTGtctcggagaggatccaattctgTTATGCGAAGTTCGAATTTactattaattatttaataaattttttcaaagacggaataaaaacaaaactgcATTACGGTTGTGATTTTTATCGACGATTTTAATTTGTTAccataataatatatttttggtGGGTTGAAACACAACCATTTTTTGacataaaatatttatataagaTTTGTTGAAAGCCATACAttgaatataaaaagaaaaataatataggCATTCAGTACTACAGTTTGCtagtattccttttcactttaaAGTAAGAAGTCTTTGGTTCGAATCTTGtgaatggtgaattcgataccaaattaggctgcccatcTTGTAATTTAACCgaactctctctcttcttagtgtaaaaatatcgatgcattaataaaaataaaaataaataaatactggTTATGATTACACTGAAGGCTTCTAAGTTTTCTTTCTCCGTCACCTACCAATTAAAACGACGTCATTCTGCACCTTTCCATTAGTGCACAGATTCATGATATAACATTAACATATGGTTGTTGTTACATCGCCTTTTTATCTTATTCCATCGCTGTCCCACTCCCGCTGTCTTTATTTAGGGTTTAATTGAATGCATCATTGACACGTATAGATTATCCAAACTTAACAAGGTCATTATCTAATGTGATTATCAGCGTCACTTCTTATGAGAGGGAATTTCATTATTTATCGGTGAACTGAACTTCGTGAAGTGTATGTTTGatggcttttttcttttttctttttaaggttcataacttatatCATCTTATAAATCATCTAGATATGTTAAGAAAGCTAAGCGAATTTATAGTGCGGTTCATTATTGCCACTGAACTTCAAAGGCGGAGCCAAGATTTTTTCCTTGGGTGGGCTAATTGAAAAAAGTACTATAAaatcatatgtttattttttgcttgtATAAACTTATataataatcaatataaaagaacaacaatataatataaactaTTCTCAAAATCATAACCCTAACCGATAAATTCAtggaccatataaataattaacctaCTAATTAAATCAAGAATAATATAGAGATTAAGAAAGTACCAAATGTGACATTTATTGGAGAATCACAATGGAAATTAAGGAATTGCGGAGACAAGAATTTAATtgtggatttaaagaaattatttttcttttcttgagtaaGAAGCACAAAGGCTAAATTACATAGGGTAAATGgtctttttctttaaagaaTATGATAAAAAAGGATTGTATATAGAACTAATTTAGCATTTTTAGCATAAAATGTATTATTTATTACCTATCCTCTATAAAATAtacattaaataataatctCTATTGAAATTGAGTAAACTATAAACatgattttacaaaataatagtTCTATTTACAAACCCATTTTTACTTCCAACACAGCCTTATTAATTTTGTGTCAGTAAttatcttcaactcattcaatTCGAACAACCGAAATTTGAAAGgggtgtatgagaagtaaaaatgagtgcatAGATAATACTATTCTCACATAAAACCTCCCTGGGCTAAACCTTAGCCTTGTGGGTGGCTACGCCATTGCTAAACTTATAGACTTAACGAAGCGTAAGGAAACTGACATATAACATATGAGTTGTCAGTTATGGCAAAAGGAAAATACTTGATTTGTTACATATAAGAATCCATTCCTATTTGcacaatttaacaaaaataattgttattggcactctaaaaatgtcattttgcacttcaaacattttataattagtaagaaattacacttgtgaggagtgtataatgagatttttgaagtgctaataagaGTTCCCTTAACAAATACGTATAACTTTACTTCTATATTTTAATGAGATATTTTTTAATACGTGTCGGATAATGATTTATATTACTGAGGAGCTAAGTATCCAtataaaaaatgcaaaataatgTTTACTAAGTCGAAGTTGAAACTAAAATAGAATACAATCTACTAGTATGGGATTGTATGGGAAGTATGGAAATAAGTTGATGAGTTGAGAtaccaaaaattaataaaagggtaaattacattttcatacatcaggttttgggtctatttcaattccttacaacatcttcaaaacatttcactttcataccttgagtactcttttatttcaaaataatacatccgttagatTTTCCATCTATTAATccattaaatgctgacgtgactgccaaatgtctgccatgtggcaaacaaaatatttttttttattataaaaaaaccCGAATTTTCTacacaaaaaaataacaaaaaataaaattgaaatcatTCCATCTCCTTGCAACCACCCCCATATCCCTAAatttgcaagaagaagaagaagaagcaggaggaggagaaggaaaagaaaaaaaatgcccaaacCGAGTTCGTCCCTCCACACCCAAAAACCCGCAAcctagaagaaaaagaagagtgcAAATGCAGCTCCCATTCTCCCACCCTAACCACCAACCAGTCCCTGTCATTTGAGTCAAAACCCAGGTCCTCTTTCGTCCACCCAAGAAACCCCCACCCTTCATCTATGTTTGAACGCCACCCAAAACCACCAAAGACAAAGAAGGGGGAGTGAGACAGAGAGAGGAGAGTGAGaaatggatttcaatttcaactcCAACATAGTGGAAGCGGCTGGTTCGCGGTCGTGCGGGGCGGGGGGATGGGGGAAAGGCAGGTGGGTCGCGCGCCGGCAGCTTCTTCTTCAACTGGGTTtgggctgtttttttttttttttttttcccttccttcttcttgttgttgttgttgcaggtttagggATGTGGGGGGTGGTTGTGGGGAGATGGGATGGATGGGTTtcaagggtttttttttccttccttccttcttcttcttcttgttgcaaGTTTAGAGGTGTGGGGGTGGTTGTGGGGAGATGGGatgggtttcttttttttattttttatttgtgtgttttgagaaaattcaggttttaaaaaaaatttaattttttgttgccacgtggcatatatgtgaCAGTTACGTCAACACTTAACGGATAAATAGATAAAAAATGTAACGgagatattattttgaaataaaatagtacttaaggtatgaaagtgaaatactttgaagatgttgtaaggaattaaaatagatgaaaatgtaatttacccttaataaAACCTAAGAAGTGTATATACACTATAACCTAGTCAAGATACCTGCATAAATAGATTTGGTaggaaaatttatttatttcttcggTGAgaataattgatttaaatttttacttataaaaaaagttgaattgGATGTGCAGCCAAATAGTGTTATTCTAAACGTACCAATGCACTTCAAAATTCTAAATGATATTATACGTAtgcatacatacacacacacacacacacacacacacacacacacacacacatatatatatatatatatctctctctctctattaaaTGTAACTTACCAATAATTTGGTACATTATTGGTATGTCATGTAATCCAAATTGTGTACAAATTAATATGTTGATACATTGTGTAAAGATTATTATGGCAATCTCATTATTACGACAATCTCATTATGAAGTTTATCTCACTTCTCCGCATTATTATACGGTAAACTCATTGTGGGACTTAACTCACTTTctcatattttaatataaataatatcatttgttcgaaaaaaagaagaagataatttccgtgtatttaggcactctagatcttagttttaattgggaaaatagaataaaaaatctGTATGAAAACGAAATTAACAAATACTGTGAATACATGACAAAAgcgaaaaagaaaacgaaaggtTAAAGATACGCAGAGCTTACCGTAAACGGCAGTTGCAACGCTCGTAAATATTTAACAAGAAGCAGAAAAAGTGCAATTGACAGAAAGAAAATCacgaaaaaaaaaggaaaaaataaagcaaagagaaaagtgaAGAAGCAAAAAAGAGAAAACGAAAGCTTTGTTGTGGAGGAAACGAGCAAAAATCCAGACGATAACAAAACcacagttttatttattttttatattttcagtttttccaCTTCCGTTCTCGGAGACTCGCACCGTATAAATTTTCtcggaggagagagaagaattCCTGAGAATTCCACTTTCCTTTTCCTGCCGCACCGATCCGTTACCGCTTTCGTCTTCCGATCCGTACGCGCGCAGGCAAAGCAGTAAATGCTTTAGATCCGACTGCTTGATATCTTCCAGCTCTCTGCTGTCGAGCTTCGAGTTTTCGGGATCGCAGTGAGTTGTGCGGAGGGGTTTTTTGTCAGTGAGTCGAGTTGTGGAAGCACCGGAAGTGGTTTTGTCAATGGCGGTGTGAATTCGGGTTCAGTGGCGGCGTGGAGTGTTTGGTGGGAGCTGAATTGGAGTTGGAATTAAGTTTCTGGTGGCGGGTGCGGTGGTTTCTCTGTTTTGGTGTCTTCAAATGGCAGAATCTAGGGTTTTGAGACTTCGGTACACGATGAAGGTCGTAATTTGATTGAATTACGTACGTCGACGTTGAGCCTCTGCATTGCGACTGGTACGGTTGTTTCAGTTGCTGCGTTAATTTATGCAATTttgtattgaatttgggatACTATTTGGGCTTTGAGTTGACTTGGACCTGGCATGTATGATTCCCACTGTTATTGAGTTGTGGGAATTGGAATTAAATTAGTTTGGTGCGTTTCGTGTTGCCGGCGAATCGTGAAAGAGTTTGGTTGCTCAAATTATTGTCATTGTGAGTACTAGCTAGGTGTATATGGTGGGTTACTGGTTCAATTTGCGTTGTATGGAGCGGTTGGGGTGTCTGTTTTGATTGTGTAGTTTTCGGTTGTGAGAGATGCCTCCTTCGCCGTCATTGAGGTGCTCTCCTGGACGAGAGCCAAGAGGGAACCCTCACAGACGGGGTCGAAGTTTTGAAAGTGGAGTGTTTTTGAAAGACAAAGATGAAGATCTTGCCTTGTTCAACGAAATGCAGACCCGAGAAAAAGAGGATTTCTTGCTTCCATCGTCGGATGATCTTGAGGACACATTCTGTAAGATGCCATTCCTTATATCATTTGCTAGGAAGTGTAAAGTTCAGGATTTTGTCT from Pyrus communis chromosome 4, drPyrComm1.1, whole genome shotgun sequence harbors:
- the LOC137731821 gene encoding 3-oxoacyl-[acyl-carrier-protein] reductase 4-like; protein product: MASISASNVVALKSAVKFGATTDGRACQFKQWAPIGGATVWGRSIGLQYRSKRSSTSSGYVRAQVATLEQATTGEAKSVEGPVVVVTGASRGIGRAIALSLGKAGCRVLVNYARSSKEAEEVSKEIEAFGGQAITFGGDVSKEEDVEAMLKTAVDAWGTVDVLINNAGITRDGLLMRMKLKQWQEVIDLNLTGVYLCTQAAAKIMMKKKKGRIINIASVVGLVGNVGQANYSAAKAGVIGLTKTVAKEYSSRHINVNAVAPGFIASDMTAKLGDDIEKKILQTIPLGRYGQPEEVAGLVEFLALSPAASYMTGQVLTIDGGMVM
- the LOC137732168 gene encoding protein Iojap-related, mitochondrial-like codes for the protein MLAALRSHSLSLSFSSSSSLLRQWKLGFPAAYSTFAGKGLLHLQEVEKVLSDVKADDVKVIPAGKHCEWADFMVLATGRSMWHVKNIAQALIYKSKQKQQGGERLVLPSVEGQEGGKWIVIDSGKVIIHALDENARAYYNLEALWTSKKSEKETLEDLDKAFVKIRPKNNSKRKPTMKRA